Proteins encoded by one window of Modestobacter marinus:
- a CDS encoding TerC family protein, whose protein sequence is MDVPLWVWGITVAAIVGMLVFDFFGHVRKPHAPTLKESGTWSAIYVGIAIVFGLIVLVFWGGTYAGEYFAGWVTEKSLSVDNLFVFVLIMASFAVPRELQQKVLLFGIAFALVLRTVFIFVGAAAIENFSWIFYVFGGFLIYTAWAQAKSGGHDENEEFKENSVLRLTRKVVPTTEEYHSDRLTAKLDGKRHITPLAIALIAIGSADILFAVDSIPAIFGLTQETYLVFTANAFALLGLRQLFFLLDGLLDKLVYLAYGLAVILGFIGVKLVIHALHENELPFINGGEHVTLVPEIPTWLSLLVILVTLLVTTWASLRKNKKDAQRRQERGAGEPAADSAGRHIGAPGDPDADTAAAPPDPREAPVARPESRRD, encoded by the coding sequence ATGGACGTCCCCTTGTGGGTCTGGGGCATCACCGTCGCCGCGATCGTCGGGATGCTCGTCTTCGACTTCTTCGGCCACGTGCGCAAGCCGCACGCGCCGACCTTGAAGGAATCCGGCACCTGGTCGGCGATCTACGTCGGCATCGCCATCGTGTTCGGGCTGATCGTGCTCGTGTTCTGGGGCGGCACGTACGCCGGTGAGTACTTCGCCGGCTGGGTCACCGAGAAGAGCCTCTCGGTCGACAACCTGTTCGTCTTCGTGCTGATCATGGCCAGCTTCGCCGTGCCGCGGGAGCTGCAGCAGAAGGTGCTGCTGTTCGGCATCGCCTTCGCGCTCGTGCTGCGGACGGTGTTCATCTTCGTCGGGGCTGCGGCCATCGAGAACTTCAGCTGGATCTTCTACGTCTTCGGCGGGTTCCTGATCTACACCGCCTGGGCGCAGGCCAAGAGCGGTGGGCACGACGAGAACGAGGAGTTCAAGGAGAACTCGGTCCTGCGGCTCACCCGCAAGGTGGTGCCGACGACCGAGGAGTACCACTCCGACCGGCTCACCGCGAAGCTGGACGGCAAGCGCCACATCACCCCGCTGGCCATCGCCCTGATCGCGATCGGCAGCGCGGACATCCTCTTCGCCGTCGACTCCATCCCGGCGATCTTCGGTCTCACCCAGGAGACCTACCTGGTCTTCACCGCCAACGCCTTCGCCCTGCTGGGCCTGCGCCAGCTCTTCTTCCTGCTCGACGGGCTGCTCGACAAGCTGGTCTACCTGGCCTACGGCCTCGCCGTGATCCTCGGCTTCATCGGCGTCAAGCTGGTCATCCACGCGCTGCACGAGAACGAGCTGCCGTTCATCAACGGCGGTGAGCACGTCACCCTGGTGCCGGAGATCCCGACCTGGCTGTCGTTGCTGGTCATCCTGGTGACCCTGCTGGTCACGACCTGGGCGAGCCTGCGGAAGAACAAGAAGGACGCCCAGCGGCGTCAGGAGCGCGGCGCCGGCGAGCCGGCCGCCGACAGCGCAGGGCGGCACATCGGGGCGCCCGGCGACCCGGACGCCGACACGGCCGCCGCGCCGCCGGACCCGCGGGAGGCGCCGGTCGCCCGGCCGGAGTCACGCCGGGACTGA
- the glgX gene encoding glycogen debranching protein GlgX, giving the protein MTTQVWPGSAYPLGATYDGTGTNFAIYSEVAEKIELCLFDEAGTEERIRLPEMDAYVWHAFLPGIQPGQRYGFRVYGPHDPAQGHRCNPNKLLLDPYAKAIDGQVDWDEAVFGYHFESGEKNDDDSAAHMPKSVVINPYFDWGVDRPPRTPYNKTVIYEAHVKGLTMTHPRIPEELRGTYSAIAHPAIIEHLQELGITAIELMPVHQFVQDDTLLQKGLRNYWGYNTIGFFAPHNEYAQQTDGQQVQEFKGMVRALHEAGIEVILDVVYNHTAEGNHMGPTLSFRGIDNQAYYRLVEDDKQYYMDTTGTGNSLNVRTPQSLQLIMDSLRYWVTEMHVDGFRFDLASSLARQFHEVDRLSAFFDLCHQDPIVSQVKLIAEPWDIGDGGYQVGNFPALWTEWNGKYRDTVRDFWRGEDATIGEFASRITGSADLYQHSGRRPVASINFVTAHDGFTINDLVSYNEKHNEANGEDNNDGESHNRSWNCGVEGETDDADILALRAQQRRNFITTLMLSQGVPMLLHGDELGRTQGGNNNGYCQDSEITWIDWEDVDEGLLEFTKLVTKLRTDHPTFRRRRFFHGRPVRRAEGDPVQDVAWFTHAGELMSEEDWESHYAKSIGVYLNGHGIRSTDERGEPVVDDCFYLVFNAWHEDIEFTLPSSEYAEGWTVVVDTAEMDEVEPVVVKAGDTLTVAARATVVLQAAP; this is encoded by the coding sequence ATGACCACCCAGGTGTGGCCCGGTTCCGCTTACCCCCTCGGGGCGACCTACGACGGCACCGGCACCAACTTCGCGATCTACAGCGAGGTGGCCGAGAAGATCGAGCTGTGCCTGTTCGACGAGGCGGGCACCGAGGAGCGCATCCGCCTCCCGGAGATGGACGCCTACGTGTGGCACGCCTTCCTCCCCGGCATCCAGCCCGGCCAGCGGTACGGCTTCCGCGTGTACGGCCCGCACGACCCGGCCCAGGGCCACCGCTGCAACCCGAACAAGCTGCTGCTCGACCCCTACGCCAAGGCCATCGACGGCCAGGTCGACTGGGACGAGGCCGTCTTCGGCTACCACTTCGAGTCCGGCGAGAAGAACGACGACGACTCGGCGGCGCACATGCCGAAGTCCGTCGTCATCAACCCGTACTTCGACTGGGGCGTCGACCGCCCGCCGAGGACGCCCTACAACAAGACGGTCATCTACGAGGCCCACGTCAAGGGCCTGACGATGACCCACCCGCGGATCCCCGAGGAGCTGCGCGGCACCTACTCGGCCATCGCCCACCCGGCGATCATCGAGCACCTGCAGGAACTGGGGATCACCGCGATCGAGCTGATGCCGGTGCACCAGTTCGTCCAGGACGACACCCTGCTGCAGAAGGGCCTGCGCAACTACTGGGGCTACAACACGATCGGCTTCTTCGCGCCGCACAACGAGTACGCGCAGCAGACCGACGGCCAGCAGGTGCAGGAGTTCAAGGGCATGGTCCGCGCCCTGCACGAGGCCGGCATCGAGGTCATTCTCGACGTGGTCTACAACCACACCGCCGAGGGCAACCACATGGGCCCGACGCTGTCGTTCCGGGGCATCGACAACCAGGCCTACTACCGGCTGGTCGAGGACGACAAGCAGTACTACATGGACACCACGGGCACCGGGAACTCGCTCAACGTCCGCACCCCGCAGTCCCTGCAGCTGATCATGGACTCGCTGCGCTACTGGGTCACCGAGATGCACGTCGACGGCTTCCGCTTCGACCTGGCGTCGTCCCTGGCCCGGCAGTTCCACGAGGTCGACCGGCTCTCGGCGTTCTTCGACCTCTGCCACCAGGACCCGATCGTCAGCCAGGTGAAGCTGATCGCCGAGCCGTGGGACATCGGCGACGGCGGCTACCAGGTCGGCAACTTCCCTGCGCTGTGGACGGAGTGGAACGGCAAGTACCGCGACACCGTCCGCGACTTCTGGCGGGGCGAGGACGCCACGATCGGTGAGTTCGCCAGCCGGATCACCGGCTCCGCCGACCTGTACCAGCACTCCGGCCGTCGCCCGGTGGCCAGCATCAACTTCGTCACCGCGCACGACGGGTTCACGATCAACGACCTGGTCTCGTACAACGAGAAGCACAACGAGGCCAACGGCGAGGACAACAACGACGGCGAGAGCCACAACCGCAGCTGGAACTGTGGCGTCGAGGGCGAGACCGACGACGCCGACATCCTGGCGCTGCGGGCCCAGCAGCGGCGCAACTTCATCACCACGCTGATGCTCTCCCAGGGCGTGCCGATGCTGCTGCACGGCGACGAGCTCGGCCGCACCCAGGGCGGCAACAACAACGGCTACTGCCAGGACTCCGAGATCACCTGGATCGACTGGGAGGACGTCGACGAGGGCCTGCTGGAGTTCACCAAGCTGGTCACCAAGCTGCGCACCGACCACCCGACGTTCCGCCGCCGGCGGTTCTTCCACGGCCGCCCGGTGCGCCGGGCCGAGGGCGACCCGGTCCAGGACGTCGCCTGGTTCACCCACGCCGGTGAGCTGATGAGCGAGGAGGACTGGGAGTCCCACTACGCGAAGTCGATCGGCGTCTACCTCAACGGGCACGGCATCCGCTCGACCGACGAGCGGGGCGAGCCGGTGGTCGACGACTGCTTCTACCTGGTGTTCAACGCCTGGCACGAGGACATCGAGTTCACCCTGCCCAGCAGCGAGTACGCCGAGGGCTGGACGGTGGTCGTGGACACCGCGGAGATGGACGAGGTCGAGCCGGTCGTGGTCAAGGCCGGTGACACGCTGACCGTGGCCGCCCGCGCCACCGTCGTCCTGCAGGCCGCGCCGTGA
- the treY gene encoding malto-oligosyltrehalose synthase, which translates to MTQPATAQPAGSRRREVPASTYRLQVTADFTLDDAAAVAGYLADLGVTHAYSSPLLRSAAGSTHGYDTVDHAHIDEPRGGRAGLDRFVSALHERGLGLVLDLVPNHMGVSDPAESAWWWDLLQHGRESAHADAFDVDWDFGGGRIRIPVLGSADDVAQLEVVDGELRYYDNRFPIAPGTGAGTPQEVHDRQHYELVDWRRADDQLNYRRFFAINTLAGLRVEDRDVFRATHALVVQLVENGAVDALRIDHPDGLADPKGYLELLAEATGDRWTVVEKILEPGEELPESWKTAGTTGYDALAEVDDVLVDPAGESAVTALDTELAGGRVDYAELVHDCKREVTDGMLGSEVARLHRIVGDLPGVPDEQVTEGLAELLAGFPVYRSYLPDGREHLDATVAAVKRRRPDLTAAVDALHPLLGSAGTELATRFEQTSGPVMAKGVEDSAYYRWSRFVALNEVGGDPARFGSTVEQFHAAQQHRQEVKPASMTTLSTHDTKRSEDVRARLAVLAEVPSEWAGLVRGWLGRHPLADRPLAHLVWQNLVGAWPLSRERAHAYVEKAAREAGTSTTWTNPVQEFEDQLHALVDAAFDDATTHAEIERFVARIAPFGWSNSLSQKLLQLTIPGVPDVYQGSELWDFSLVDPDNRRPVDYALRRDLLARLDGGWVPPVDETGAAKLLVVSRTLRHRRDAPEAWSGYTPVPARGPAADSVVAFDRGGVVTVATRRPVHLAETGWGDTAVGSRTGAWRDLLTGSRLVSDSGGIRLSELCAQLPVALLVRD; encoded by the coding sequence GTGACCCAGCCGGCCACGGCGCAGCCGGCCGGGAGCCGGCGGCGGGAGGTGCCCGCGAGCACCTACCGCCTGCAGGTGACCGCCGACTTCACCCTCGACGACGCGGCGGCCGTGGCCGGCTACCTGGCCGACCTCGGCGTCACCCACGCGTACTCCTCCCCGCTGCTGCGCTCGGCGGCGGGGAGCACGCACGGCTACGACACGGTCGACCACGCGCACATCGACGAGCCGCGCGGCGGGCGGGCCGGGCTCGACCGGTTCGTCAGCGCGCTGCACGAGCGGGGGCTCGGCCTGGTCCTGGACCTGGTGCCCAACCACATGGGCGTCAGCGACCCGGCCGAGTCCGCCTGGTGGTGGGACCTGCTGCAGCACGGGCGGGAGTCGGCCCACGCCGACGCCTTCGACGTCGACTGGGACTTCGGTGGCGGCCGGATCCGCATCCCGGTGCTGGGCAGCGCGGACGACGTCGCGCAGCTGGAGGTCGTCGACGGCGAGCTCCGGTACTACGACAACCGCTTCCCGATCGCCCCGGGCACCGGTGCGGGCACGCCGCAGGAGGTGCACGACCGGCAGCACTACGAGCTGGTCGACTGGCGGCGGGCGGACGACCAGCTGAACTACCGGCGGTTCTTCGCGATCAACACCCTGGCCGGGCTGCGGGTCGAGGACCGGGACGTCTTCCGGGCCACGCACGCGCTCGTCGTCCAGCTGGTGGAGAACGGCGCGGTGGACGCGCTGCGGATCGACCACCCCGACGGGCTGGCCGACCCGAAGGGCTACCTGGAGCTGCTCGCCGAGGCCACCGGTGACCGGTGGACCGTCGTGGAGAAGATCCTCGAGCCGGGCGAGGAGCTCCCCGAGAGCTGGAAGACCGCCGGGACGACGGGGTACGACGCGCTCGCCGAGGTCGACGACGTCCTGGTCGACCCCGCCGGCGAGAGCGCCGTCACCGCGCTGGACACCGAGCTGGCCGGCGGCCGGGTCGACTACGCCGAGCTCGTGCACGACTGCAAGCGCGAGGTCACCGACGGCATGCTCGGATCCGAGGTGGCCCGCCTGCACCGGATCGTCGGCGACCTGCCGGGCGTGCCCGACGAGCAGGTCACCGAGGGGCTGGCCGAGCTGCTGGCCGGCTTCCCGGTCTACCGCAGCTACCTGCCCGACGGCCGTGAGCACCTGGACGCCACGGTGGCCGCGGTGAAGCGCCGCCGGCCCGACCTCACCGCCGCCGTCGACGCCCTGCACCCGCTGCTCGGCTCGGCCGGCACCGAACTGGCCACCCGGTTCGAGCAGACCTCGGGCCCGGTGATGGCCAAGGGGGTCGAGGACAGCGCCTACTACCGGTGGTCCCGCTTCGTCGCGCTCAACGAGGTGGGCGGTGACCCGGCCCGGTTCGGGTCGACCGTCGAGCAGTTCCACGCGGCCCAGCAGCACCGCCAGGAGGTCAAGCCGGCGTCGATGACGACGCTGTCCACGCACGACACCAAGCGCAGCGAGGACGTCCGGGCCCGGCTGGCCGTGCTCGCCGAGGTGCCGTCCGAGTGGGCCGGCCTGGTCCGCGGCTGGCTCGGCCGGCACCCGCTGGCCGACCGCCCGCTGGCCCACCTGGTGTGGCAGAACCTCGTCGGCGCCTGGCCGCTGTCGCGGGAGCGGGCGCACGCCTACGTGGAGAAGGCGGCCCGGGAGGCGGGCACCTCGACCACCTGGACCAACCCGGTGCAGGAGTTCGAGGACCAGCTGCACGCCCTCGTCGACGCCGCGTTCGACGACGCCACCACGCACGCGGAGATCGAACGGTTCGTCGCGCGGATCGCGCCCTTCGGCTGGTCGAACTCGCTGTCGCAGAAGCTGCTGCAGCTGACCATCCCCGGGGTGCCGGACGTGTACCAGGGCAGCGAGCTGTGGGACTTCTCGCTGGTCGACCCGGACAACCGCCGTCCGGTCGACTACGCCCTGCGCCGCGACCTGCTGGCCCGGCTGGACGGTGGCTGGGTGCCGCCGGTCGACGAGACCGGCGCGGCCAAGCTGCTGGTGGTCTCCCGCACGCTGCGGCACCGGCGCGACGCCCCGGAGGCGTGGTCGGGGTACACCCCGGTGCCGGCCCGCGGACCGGCGGCCGACTCGGTCGTCGCCTTCGACCGGGGCGGCGTCGTCACCGTCGCGACCCGTCGGCCGGTCCACCTGGCCGAGACCGGCTGGGGCGACACCGCCGTCGGCTCGCGGACCGGGGCCTGGCGGGACCTGCTCACCGGCTCGCGACTGGTCTCCGACTCGGGCGGCATCCGGCTGAGCGAGCTCTGCGCCCAGCTGCCGGTCGCCCTGCTCGTCCGGGACTGA
- the uvrB gene encoding excinuclease ABC subunit UvrB has protein sequence MRASTDIRPTQGRFRVVSEFEPSGDQPTAIKALAERVNAGEQDTVLLGATGTGKSATTAWLIEQVQRPTLVMAPNKTLAAQLANEFRELMPDAAVEYFVSYYDYYQPEAYVPQTDTYIEKDSSINEEVERLRHSATNSLLTRRDVVVVSTVSCIYGLGTPEEYVERALKIKVGEERDREELLRTLVTEQYTRNDLSFTRGTFRVRGDTIEVFPVYEELACRIEMFGDEVERLYYLHPLTGEVIREVDELFVFPATHYVAGPERMERAIGTIEAELEQRLAELDKQGKLLEAQRLRMRTTYDIEMMRQVGFCSGIENYSRHIDGRAPGSAGACLIDYFPDDFLLVIDESHVTVPQIGGMYEGDMSRKRTLVEHGFRLPSAMDNRPLRWEEFTDRIHQTVYLSATPGNYELGRVQGDVVEQVIRPTGLVDPEVVVKPTKGQIDDLVHEIRLRTEKDERVLVTTLTKKMSEDLTDYLLELGIKVRYLHSEVDTLRRVELLRELRQGEYDVLVGINLLREGLDLPEVSLVAILDADKEGFLRSGTSLIQTIGRAARNVSGQVHMYADKITPSMAQAIEETNRRREKQIAYNTEHGVDPQPLRKKIVDILDGIYKAAEDTEDVTGGATTELLGGSGRQQSRGKSPVPGLSSKSRAKAGSIDVQGLPRNELADMITSMNEQMLAAARELQFEVAARLRDELTELKKELRQFDAAHA, from the coding sequence GTGCGCGCATCCACCGACATCCGGCCCACCCAGGGGCGGTTCCGCGTCGTCAGCGAGTTCGAGCCCTCCGGCGACCAGCCCACCGCGATCAAGGCCCTGGCCGAGCGGGTGAACGCCGGCGAGCAGGACACCGTCCTGCTCGGCGCCACCGGCACCGGCAAGTCGGCCACCACCGCCTGGCTGATCGAGCAGGTGCAGCGCCCCACCCTGGTGATGGCGCCGAACAAGACGCTGGCCGCGCAGCTGGCCAACGAGTTCCGGGAGCTGATGCCCGACGCGGCGGTCGAGTACTTCGTCTCCTACTACGACTACTACCAGCCCGAGGCCTACGTCCCGCAGACGGACACCTACATCGAGAAGGACTCCTCGATCAACGAGGAGGTCGAGCGGCTGCGGCACTCCGCGACGAACAGCCTGCTCACCCGGCGCGACGTGGTCGTCGTCTCGACCGTCTCCTGCATCTACGGCCTGGGCACGCCCGAGGAGTACGTCGAGCGGGCACTGAAGATCAAGGTGGGCGAGGAGCGCGACCGCGAGGAGCTGCTCCGCACCCTGGTCACCGAGCAGTACACCCGCAACGACCTCTCCTTCACCCGCGGCACGTTCCGGGTACGCGGCGACACCATCGAGGTGTTCCCGGTCTACGAGGAGCTCGCCTGCCGGATCGAGATGTTCGGCGACGAGGTCGAGCGGCTCTACTACCTGCACCCGTTGACCGGTGAGGTCATCCGCGAGGTCGACGAGCTGTTCGTCTTCCCGGCCACCCACTACGTCGCCGGCCCCGAGCGCATGGAGCGGGCCATCGGGACCATCGAGGCCGAGCTGGAGCAGCGGCTGGCCGAGCTCGACAAGCAGGGCAAGCTGCTGGAGGCCCAGCGGCTGCGCATGCGCACCACCTACGACATCGAGATGATGCGGCAGGTCGGGTTCTGCTCGGGCATCGAGAACTACTCGCGGCACATCGACGGCCGGGCCCCCGGCAGCGCCGGCGCCTGCCTGATCGACTACTTCCCCGACGACTTCCTGCTCGTCATCGACGAGTCGCACGTGACGGTGCCCCAGATCGGCGGCATGTACGAGGGCGACATGAGCCGCAAGCGCACGCTGGTCGAGCACGGTTTCCGGCTGCCCTCGGCGATGGACAACCGCCCGCTGCGCTGGGAGGAGTTCACCGACCGCATCCACCAGACCGTCTACCTGTCGGCGACCCCGGGCAACTACGAGCTCGGCCGGGTCCAGGGTGACGTCGTGGAGCAGGTGATCCGCCCGACCGGCCTGGTCGACCCCGAGGTCGTGGTCAAGCCGACCAAGGGCCAGATCGACGACCTGGTCCACGAGATCCGGCTGCGCACCGAGAAGGACGAGCGGGTCCTGGTCACGACGCTGACCAAGAAGATGTCCGAGGACCTCACCGACTACCTGCTCGAGCTCGGCATCAAGGTGCGCTACCTGCACTCGGAGGTCGACACGCTGCGCCGGGTCGAGCTGCTGCGGGAGCTCCGGCAGGGCGAGTACGACGTGCTTGTCGGCATCAACCTGCTGCGCGAGGGGCTCGACCTGCCCGAGGTGTCGCTGGTCGCGATCCTCGACGCGGACAAGGAGGGCTTCCTCCGCTCGGGCACCTCGCTGATCCAGACCATCGGCCGGGCGGCGCGCAACGTCTCCGGCCAGGTCCACATGTACGCCGACAAGATCACCCCCTCGATGGCCCAGGCGATCGAGGAGACCAACCGGCGGCGCGAGAAGCAGATCGCCTACAACACCGAGCACGGCGTCGACCCGCAGCCGCTGCGCAAGAAGATCGTCGACATCCTCGACGGCATCTACAAGGCCGCGGAGGACACCGAGGACGTCACGGGCGGGGCCACGACCGAGCTGCTCGGCGGCTCGGGGCGCCAGCAGTCGCGCGGCAAGTCGCCGGTGCCGGGGCTGTCGTCGAAGAGCCGGGCCAAGGCCGGGTCGATCGACGTCCAGGGCCTGCCGCGCAACGAGCTCGCCGACATGATCACCTCGATGAACGAGCAGATGCTGGCCGCGGCCCGCGAGCTGCAGTTCGAGGTGGCGGCCCGGCTGCGCGACGAGCTGACCGAGCTGAAGAAGGAGCTGCGGCAGTTCGACGCGGCGCACGCCTGA